In the genome of Pempheris klunzingeri isolate RE-2024b chromosome 3, fPemKlu1.hap1, whole genome shotgun sequence, one region contains:
- the tmed1b gene encoding transmembrane emp24 domain-containing protein 1b has product MRRRWLNLDSPVIGNIFTMDLLRGKEAARGRLLVLAVVFGWCLGSVSCFGQNLDSEFTFLLPAGRSECFFQTTVKNGTMEVEYQVIAGAGMDVDMTILSPEGIQLIHETRRSEGVHVVEPTVQGDYQICFDNSFSRFSEKMVFFEIIIEGQGGDVGGDEEWAGLEEPDGTLLEYKLEDIRESMDSLHRRLERSRQMQTVLRAFEARDRNLLEDNLWRVSFWSCASVLVMLCVALTQVYTVRKLFDDKRRVCT; this is encoded by the exons ATGCGAAGGAGATGGCTGAACTTAGATAGCCCTGTGATTGGGAATATCTTCACCATGGACCTTCTCCGGGGGAAAGAGGCAGCCAGAGGACGGCTGCTCGTCCTTGCGGTGGTGTTTGGGTGGTGTTTGGGGTCTGTGAGTTGTTTCGGACAAAACCTGGACAGCGAGTTCACGTTTCTGCTGCCAGCCGGAAGATCCGAGTGTTTCTTTCAGACAACAGTGAAGAATGGTACGATGGAGGTCGAGTATCAG GTGATAGCGGGTGCCGGTATGGATGTGGACATGACCATCCTCTCTCCAGAAGGGATCCAGCTCATTCACGAGACTCGACGCTCTGAGGGAGTCCACGT GGTGGAGCCTACGGTGCAGGGAGATTATCAAATCTGCTTTGACAACAGCTTCAGTCGCTTCTCAGAGAAGATGGTGTTCTTTGAGATCATCATCGAGGGTCAAGGAGGGGATGTGGGCGGAGATGAGGAGTGGGCGGGATTAGAGGAGCCTGATGGGACCCTTCTGGAGTACAAGCTGGAGGACATTCGG GAGTCCATGGATTCCCTGCACAGACGCTTGGAGCGCAGCCGGCAGATGCAGACAGTGTTGCGGGCTTTCGAAGCGCGGGACCGAAACCTGCTGGAAGACAACCTGTGGAGGGTCTCATTCTGGTCCTGCGCCAGCGTGCTGGTGATGCTGTGTGTGGCCCTAACTCAG GTCTACACTGTCCGTAAACTGTTTGACGATAAGAGGAGGGTCTGCACATAG
- the LOC139223194 gene encoding dynamin-2-like has product MGNRGMEDLIPLINKLQDAFSSIGQTCNLDLPQIAVVGGQSAGKSSVLENFVGRDFLPRGSGIVTRRPLILQLVNSKVEYAEFLHCKGRKFVDFDEVRLEIEAETDRITGSNKGISSVPINLRVYSPHVLNLTLIDLPGMTKVAVGDQPQDIEHQIRDMLMQFITKESCLILAVTPANTDLANSDALKISKEVDPQGLRTIGVITKLDLMDEGTDARDILENKLLPLRRGYIGVVNRSQKDIDGKKDISAALAAERKFFLSHPAYRHIAERMGTPHLQKTLNQQLTNHIRDTLPGLRSKLQSQLLSLEKEVEEYKNFRPDDPTRKTKALLQMVQQFGVDFEKCIEGSGDQVDTSNLSGGAKINRIFHERFPFELVKMEFDEKELRKEISYAIKNIHGVRTGLFTPDLAFEAIVKKQVIKLKEPCLKCIDLVIQELINTVRQCTNKLGSYPRLREETERIVTTYIRERDSKTKDQVLLLIDIELSYINTNHEDFIGFANAQQRTAANATKKRVMPNQVIRRGWLTINISIMKGGSKDYWFVLTAESLSWYKDEEEKEKKYMLPLDNLKLRDVEKGFMSSKHVFAIFNTEQRNVYKDLRQIELACDTQEDVDSWKASFLRAGVYPEKDQPDSEEAITSSDTVSMDPQLERQVETIRNLVDSYIGIVNKSIRDLMPKTIMHLMINSAKDFIHSELLAYLYSAGDQGSLMEESAEQAQRRDEMLRMYHALKEALVLIGDISTTTISTPVPPPVDDNWIAKEPSPPPASRPASATALPPSRPPAVRGPTPGPPPPLNPSPAFGAPPVPSRPGPGQTGYAGDASVPLVPSRPARVPPALPPGIPSRRPPAAPNRPTVIRPSEPSLLD; this is encoded by the exons ATGGGAAACCGGGGGATGGAAGACCTCATTCCCCTCATCAACAAGCTCCAGGACGCCTTCAGCTCCATCGGCCAGACCTGCAACTTGGACCTGCCGCAGATTGCGGTCGTTGGCGGCCAGAGCGCAGGGAAAAGCTCCGTGTTGGAGAATTTCGTCGGGAG gGACTTTTTGCCCAGAGGATCTGGCATCGTCACCCGTCGTCCTCTCATCCTCCAGCTGGTTAACAGTAAAGTAG AGTACGCTGAGTTCCTGCACTGTAAGGGACGTAAGTTTGTGGACTTCGATGAGGTCCGTCTGGAGATTGAAGCAGAGACTGACCGGATCACCGGCTCCAACAAGGGCATCTCCTCCGTCCCCATCAACCTCCGCGTCTACTCCCCTCATG tgCTGAACCTGACCCTGATTGACCTGCCGGGGATGACTAAAGTGGCCGTGGGAGACCAGCCTCAGGACATCGAGCACCAGATCAGGGACATGCTAATGCAGTTTATCACTAAGGAGAGCTGCCTGATCCTGGCCGTCACCCCGGCCAACACTGACCTGGCCAACTCCGATGCCCTGAAGATCTCCAAAGAGGTGGACCCTCAGG GGCTGCGGACCATCGGTGTGATCACAAAGCTGGACCTGATGGACGAGGGGACAGATGCACGAGACATCCTGGAAAACAAACTACTGCCACTCCGCAGAG GTTACATCGGGGTGGTGAACCGCAGTCAAAAGGACATCGATGGGAAGAAAGACATCAGTGCTGCTTTGGCTGCTGAGAGGAAGTTCTTCCTGTCCCACCCTGCATACAGACACATTGCAGAACGCATGGGCACTCCACATCTGCAGAAGACCCTCAATCAG caACTTACCAACCACATCCGTGACACGTTGCCAGGGTTACGCAGTAAGCTGCAAAGCCAGCTGTTATCActggagaaggaggtggaggagtaCAAGAACTTCCGCCCTGATGACCCCACGCGCAAGACCAAGGCCTTACTCca GATGGTGCAGCAGTTTGGCGTGGACTTTGAGAAGTGCATTGAGGGGTCTGGAGATCAGGTGGACACCTCCAACCTGTCTGGTGGAGCGAAGATCAACCGCATCTTTCATGAGCGCTTTCCCTTTGAGCTGGTGAAG ATGGAGTTTGATGAAAAGGAGCTGAGGAAAGAGATCAGTTACGCTATCAAGAACATCCATGGAGTCAG GACAGGCCTGTTCACCCCAGACCTGGCGTTTGAGGCCATAGTGAAAAAGCAGGTCATTAAGCTGAAAGAACCCTGTCTGAAATGCATCGACCTGGTCATCCAGGAGCTCATcaacacagtcagacagtgCACTAATAAG CTGGGATCGTACCCTCGACTGAGAGAAGAGACCGAGAGAATCGTCACCACctacatcagagagagagacagcaagaCCAAagaccag GTGCTGCTGTTGATTGACATTGAGCTGTCCTACATCAACACTAACCACGAGGACTTCATTGGATTTGCCAA TGCCCAGCAGAGAACTGCTGCTAACGCCACCAAGAAGAGAGTCATGCCGAACCAG GTGATCCGCAGAGGCTGGCTCACTatcaacatcagcatcatgAAGGGTGGATCCAAGGATTACTGGTTTGTCCTGACTGCTGAGTCTCTCTCCTGGTACAAAGATGAGGAG gagaaagagaagaagtaCATGCTGCCCCTTGACAACCTGAAGCTGAGAGATGTGGAGAAGGGTTTCATGTCCAGCAAACATGTCTTCGCCATCTTCAATACTGAACAGAG GAATGTGTATAAAGACCTGCGTCAGATCGAGCTGGCATGTGACACTCAGGAAGATGTCGACAGCTGGAAGGCTTCGTTCCTCAGAGCTGGTGTTTACCCAGAGAAAGACCAG CCCGACAGCGAGGAAGCGATAACTTCTAGCGACACCGTGTCCATGGACCCGCAGCTGGAACGGCAGGTGGAGACCATCCGCAATCTCGTGGACTCGTACATCGGCATCGTCAACAAGTCCATCAGAGACCTCATGCCCAAGACCATCATGCACCTTATGATCAACAGC GCAAAGGACTTCATCCACTCTGAGCTGCTGGCCTACCTGTACTCAGCCGGGGACCAGGGCAGTTTGATGGAGGAGTCGGCAGAGCAGGCgcagaggagagatgagatgCTGAGGATGTATCATGCTCTGAAAGAGGCCCTGGTCCTCATAGGAGACATCAGCACCACCACTATTTCTACTCCAGTGCCTCCACCAGTAGACGACAACTGGATTGCCAAGGAACCAAG tcCTCCACCGGCTTCCCGCCCGGCCTCAGCAACAGCGCTTCCTCCCAGCCGACCTCCAGCAGTGAGGGGGCCCACCCCAGGTCCTCCGCCCCCTCTCAATCCCTCACCAGCATTCGGCGCACCGCCCGTGCCGTCTCGGCCCGGCCCCGGCCAAACGGGCTATGCAGGCGATGCCTCTGTGCCTCTTGTCCCTTCCAGGCCAGCCCGCGTGCCTCCGGCACTTCCGCCCGGGATTCCCAG CAGAAGACCACCAGCTGCTCCCAACCGACCCACTGTCATACGTCCTTCAGAGCCCTCCCTGCTTGactag
- the LOC139199399 gene encoding uncharacterized protein, producing MEMIFLILLFLVGGSWEAEVPETGVLGEEVRIECTHANAFSNVKYFCKGACANEDVLIRSEKNKNDSNEKYSITDEGDTFYVTIFDLTEDDSGTYWCGIDRYGLDTYKKVILTVVEGNTKDPDNDINNLPQSNSNEKILKKTSEKLVYIGVGLGVVVVALVTALLIFLRHRSGDTSTSFGKAQDTVYATPSDQKEDAHDITMSSSAATDDRGTDGRTETILDTSRDHGDNIYSNISASSEPQVQPDGLLYSTISFNKHCSNVTPRTAAVTYSTLNHMSAEDSTVYCNDEASAGIINQQEENVCSVSRPSIETGDQHTTEGIHLLNTTVCFSTEAAAQPRRQTRSAAGPSGVHTTKNHGAHHYEEIQMPNQQASSGDAPPSVYATVNLPADQLNYASVNFQKDPLTVSDSNENGSSACDYSVCKTQVATHPPAAEQTVYSIVTKPQSHQSFTS from the exons ATGGAGATGATTTTCCTCATTTTGCTCTTTCTGGTTGGAG gATCATGGGAGGCTGAAGTGCCAGAAACAGGAGTGCTGGGAGAGGAGGTCAGAATAGAGTGCACCCATGCCAACGCATTTTCCAATGTCAAATATTTCTGCAAGGGAGCGTGTGCAAATGAAGACGTCCTAATAAGGAGCGAAAAAAATAAGAACGATTCAAATGAGAAATACAGCATTACAGATGAAGGAGACACGTTCTACGTGACCATTTTCGATTTGACAGAGGATGACTCGGGAACCTACTGGTGTGGAATAGACAGATACGGTCTGGACACATACAAGAAAGTAATCCTCACAGTCGTAGAGG gaAACACAAAGGACCCTGACAATGACATCAACAACTTACCACAATCAAATTCAAATGAGAAAATTCTGAAAAAGACCTCTG AGAAGCTGGTATATATTGGAGTGGGTCTTGGGGTGGTTGTGGTGGCTCTGGTGACGGCCCTTCTAATATTTCTCAGACATCGAAGCGGAGACACCAGCACATCTTTTG GAAAGGCCCAGGACACAGTCTATGCAACACCATCCGATCAGAAAGAAGACGCACACGACATCACTATGTCGTCTTCAGCTGCCACTGACGATCGTGGCACAGATGGCAGGACTGAAACCATCTTAGACACCAGCAGAGATCACGGGGATAATATTTACTCCAACATCAGTGCTTCATCAGAGCCTCAGGTCCAACCAGATGGCCTCCTTTACTCCACCATTAGCTTcaacaaacactgcagcaatgTCACACCTCGCACTGCAGCGGTTACATACTCCACCCTTAATCACATGTCAGCAGAGGACTCGACAGTCTATTGTAAT GACGAAGCCTCTGCAGGGATAATCAATCAGCAAGAGGAGAACGTGTGCAGCGTCAGCAGGCCCTCCATCGAGACAGGAGACCAACACACCACGGAGGGCATCCATCTGCTAAACACCACAGTCTGCTTCAGCACAGAGGCAGCCGCCCAGCCCAGGAGACAGACCAGATCAGCTGCTGGACCCTCTGGGGTGCACACCACC AAGAACCATGGAGCTCACCACTATGAGGAGATACAGATGCCGAACCAGCAGGCAAGCTCAGGAGACGCACCGCCGTCTGTTTATGCCACCGTAAACCTTCCTGCAGACCAGCTCAACTATGCCAGCGTGAATTTCCAGAAGGaccctctcactgtctctgacTCAAATGAAAATGGCTCCTCTGCCTGTGACTACTCTGTCTGTAAGACTCAGGTCGCCACccatcctccagcagcagagcaaacTGTCTACTCCATAGTCACAAAGCCACAAAGCCACCAGTCTTTCACCAGTTGA
- the LOC139199322 gene encoding CMRF35-like molecule 6 — protein sequence MGATWMSWRTTTAIIITTLQIQAVISVKTRAVTGVEGQTLDIICNYPDHLQKNAKYFFRVDDSVSSDHLIRTDKHNQWVRDGRFSLYDNATGASFIVRVDKLTKQDSGMYLCGVDISFQVDHLSVIQLNISQGNAPESFVEYTTASPIFPMNKFNLPLYLTVVMCVAAILCVCLFTLCLLLVVKQRRSGPRQNRETSSDYETMTPGVGTDPEFYCSCSDCIDLSAQPLPRPDLCSHFTSKQRVSTVTLGLGEYVDVDVPGHVCHYQQLDVSLSEEHVYHSLRRNGGLKDGPPGDKEQTVNC from the exons ATGGGAGCGACCTGGATGTCATGGAGAACAACTACCGCGATCATCATTACCACTCTACAAATCCAAG ctgtgatCAGTGTCAAAACCAGAGCCGTCACCGGTGTGGAAGGTCAGACATTGGACATCATATGTAATTATCCAGACCACTTGCAGAAAAACGCAAAGTACTTCTTCCGTGTTGATGACAGCGTGTCCTCTGATCACCTGATacggacagacaaacacaaccaGTGGGTGAGAGACGGACGTTTCTCTCTGTACGACAACGCCACCGGTGCCTCTTTCATTGTGAGGGTGGACAAACTCACCAAACAGGACAGTGGGATGTACTTGTGCGGGGTGGACATCAGCTTCCAAGTTGATCATCTCAGTGTCATACAGTTGAACATTTCCCAAG GAAACGCTCCAGAAAGTTTTGTAGAATACA CAACTGCATCACCCATCTTTCCAATGAACA AGTTCAACCTGCCACTGTATCTGACTGTGGTGATGTGTGTGGCAGCGATACTGTGCGTGTGTCTGTTTACACTTTGTCTTCTGCTGGTTGTCAAACAGCGAAGATCAGGCCCACGGCAGAACAGAGAG ACATCATCTGACTACGAGACAATGACGCCTGGCGTAGGAACTGATCCTGAATTCTACTGCAGCTGTTCAGACTGCATTGATCTTTCAGCCCAGCCGCTGCCCCGACCTGACCTCTGCTCCCACTTCACATCAAAGCAGCGGGTGTCCACTGTCACCCTAGGCCTCGGTGAATATGTTGATGTGGACGTACCCGGGCATGTCTGCCACTACCAGCAATTGGATGTGAGCCTGTCAGAGGAGCACGTCTATCACAGTCTGCGTAGAAACGGTGGGCTTAAAGATGGACCTCCGGGAGACAAAGAGCAGACTGTAAACTGTTGA